The following coding sequences are from one Epilithonimonas vandammei window:
- a CDS encoding T9SS type A sorting domain-containing protein — MKKIYSLAFAAFASVALSAQLTYTVTNGVYKLTYGKSGDWSFYNPQSNPTFYVHVWSAQSDGDNNKGNFDDSWNNSNTMMNWDATENAYIGTIDLNSKFFTGSNSTMPQGTVVQRIGVVFKNKSNGADFQSGDRDLEGPTTLTTLAVSESNGKAKSQVAVGKLFTSAKGNLDLTVYDFGGKVIKTLKTNANGNPIDLNLSQKGLYLVKISGNNVSEVVKFAY; from the coding sequence ATGAAAAAAATCTATTCTTTAGCATTTGCGGCTTTTGCAAGTGTTGCACTTTCTGCACAATTAACTTATACCGTAACCAACGGTGTTTACAAATTAACTTACGGAAAATCAGGAGACTGGAGTTTCTACAATCCGCAAAGTAATCCAACATTCTATGTTCACGTTTGGTCTGCACAGTCAGATGGGGATAATAACAAAGGAAACTTCGACGATTCTTGGAATAACTCAAACACCATGATGAACTGGGATGCTACAGAAAATGCCTACATTGGAACTATTGACCTCAATTCCAAGTTCTTTACCGGTTCAAACTCTACGATGCCACAGGGAACTGTAGTGCAAAGAATTGGAGTTGTTTTCAAAAACAAATCCAATGGTGCTGATTTCCAATCAGGAGACAGAGATTTAGAAGGACCAACAACACTTACAACATTGGCTGTTTCAGAATCTAACGGGAAAGCAAAATCTCAAGTGGCTGTCGGAAAGTTGTTTACTTCTGCAAAAGGAAATCTAGACCTAACGGTTTATGATTTCGGAGGAAAAGTAATAAAAACCTTAAAAACAAATGCAAATGGAAATCCAATTGACTTAAATCTTTCTCAGAAAGGTTTATATCTTGTGAAGATTTCCGGCAACAACGTTTCAGAAGTTGTAAAGTTTGCATATTAA